Proteins found in one Triticum urartu cultivar G1812 chromosome 4, Tu2.1, whole genome shotgun sequence genomic segment:
- the LOC125551940 gene encoding COBRA-like protein 7 produces the protein MAGSIAAQAAVLGAILLLAGLAAAQQTPRAPAAAAAPAPDPGCNGIQLTYILQGREKIRPFVPDRNKQPYSFKANASVLNGGTRPLRSWAMLVTFGHDEILVGVGGAVLTGGAELPYNTTEDAGNATSFSGYPQTDLLTPIATAGDITQIQASVGLVGTLFAGPRGLVPEPLPTALTLDDPDYNCPAATNVTATMLTTCCLLTPEAEANATVPEANATDPTKSFLPRRTGDLVITYDVVQAYPTSYLALVTLENNAKLGRLDNWRLSWEWRRGEFIYSMKGAHPLEVDVNGCIYGAPGQYYQSLDFSQVLNCEKKPVILDLPLSRYNDTQMGKIEHCCRNGTILPKSMDAAQSKSAFQMQVFKMPPDTNRTKLFPPANFKISGGSSLNPDYSCGQPVPVSPTGFPNPSGLDSTTLAVATWQVVCNITTAKGAKPKCCVTFSAHYNDSVIPCNTCACGCPVNRRGPTCSTTAPSMLLPPEALLVPFDNRTQKAQAWAQLKHYNVPRPMPCGDFCGVSINWHVSSDFNKGWSARVTLFNWGDVDMANWFAAMVMDKAYDGFEKAYSFNATAEGNNTIFMQGLEGLNYLVKQTNMSGSDYLVPGKQQSVLSFTKKLTPDIDVVAGDGFPTKVFFNGDECAMPQRFPLKSGGFRTHLSSALAWVLLMASSALLLLQQ, from the coding sequence ATGGCCGGCTCGATTGCCGCCCAGGCCGCGGTCCTCGGGGCCATCCTGCTGCTCGCGGGGCTCGCGGCCGCCCAGCAGACGCCGAGGgcgcccgcggcggcggcggcgcccgcGCCCGACCCCGGCTGTAACGGCATCCAGCTCACCTACATCCTCCAGGGCCGCGAGAAGATCCGCCCCTTCGTCCCCGACAGGAACAAGCAGCCTTACTCCTTCAAGGCCAACGCCTCCGTGCTCAACGGCGGTACCCGCCCGCTCAGGTCCTGGGCGATGCTCGTCACCTTCGGCCACGACGAGAtcctcgtcggcgtcggcggCGCCGTGCTCACCGGCGGGGCCGAGCTGCCCTACAACACCACCGAGGATGCCGGCAACGCCACATCCTTCTCCGGCTACCCGCAGACGGACCTCCTCACTCCGATTGCCACCGCCGGCGACATCACGCAGATCCAGGCCTCCGTCGGATTGGTCGGCACGCTCTTCGCCGGCCCGCGCGGCCTCGTGCCGGAGCCGCTCCCCACCGCCTTGACGCTCGACGACCCGGACTACAACTGCCCGGCGGCGACCAATGTCACCGCCACCATGCTCACCACCTGCTGCCTCCTCACCCCCGAGGCCGAGGCCAACGCCACGGTCCCCGAGGCCAACGCCACCGACCCCACCAAGAGCTTCCTCCCGCGCCGCACCGGCGACCTCGTCATCACCTACGACGTCGTCCAGGCATACCCGACCAGCTACCTGGCGCTTGTCACGCTCGAGAACAACGCCAAGCTCGGCCGCCTCGACAACTGGCGGCTGTCGTGGGAGTGGCGCCGCGGCGAGTTCATTTACTCGATGAAGGGCGCACACCCCTTGGAGGTGGACGTCAATGGCTGCATCTATGGCGCACCAGGCCAGTACTATCAGAGCCTGGATTTCTCCCAGGTGCTCAACTGCGAGAAGAAGCCGGTCATCCTTGACCTGCCGCTGTCCCGGTACAATGACACACAGATGGGGAAGATTGAGCATTGCTGCAGGAATGGCACCATCCTGCCCAAGTCCATGGATGCGGCTCAGTCAAAATCGGCGTTCCAAATGCAGGTGTTCAAGATGCCACCGGATACCAACCGGACAAAGCTCTTCCCACCGGCCAATTTCAAGATCTCTGGCGGCTCATCGCTGAACCCAGACTATAGCTGTGGCCAGCCAGTGCCTGTCAGCCCCACCGGGTTCCCTAATCCCAGCGGGCTCGACTCTACAACGCTGGCGGTTGCGACATGGCAGGTGGTGTGCAACATTACCACGGCCAAGGGGGCCAAGCCCAAGTGTTGTGTCACCTTCTCGGCTCACTACAATGACTCAGTCATTCCCTGCAACACCTGTGCATGCGGTTGTCCTGTGAACCGCCGGGGTCCTACCTGCAGCACGACTGCTCCATCCATGCTCTTGCCGCCGGAGGCGCTGCTTGTGCCGTTTGACAACCGTACACAGAAAGCACAAGCATGGGCTCAGTTGAAGCACTACAACGTGCCTAGGCCAATGCCTTGCGGTGATTTCTGTGGTGTGAGCATCAATTGGCACGTCTCATCAGACTTCAACAAGGGCTGGAGTGCTCGGGTTACATTGTTCAATTGGGGTGATGTCGACATGGCCAACTGGTTTGCTGCCATGGTCATGGACAAGGCGTATGACGGATTTGAGAAGGCATACTCTTTCAATGCAACAGCAGAGGGCAATAACACAATCTTTATGCAGGGCCTTGAGGGGCTCAATTACCTTGTGAAGCAGACCAACATGAGCGGGTCGGATTACCTTGTGCCAGGAAAGCAGCAATCAGTGCTCTCATTCACCAAGAAGCTGACTCCTGATATTGATGTTGTCGCTGGAGATGGGTTCCCAACAAAGGTCTTCTTCAATGGTGACGAATGTGCTATGCCGCAGAGGTTTCCGCTCAAGAGTGGTGGATTCAGGACCCATCTAAGCAGTGCCCTTGCTTGGGTCTTGCTCATGGCTTCCTCGGCCTTGCTGTTGCTTCAGCAATAA